Proteins from one Melospiza melodia melodia isolate bMelMel2 chromosome 18, bMelMel2.pri, whole genome shotgun sequence genomic window:
- the RAI1 gene encoding retinoic acid-induced protein 1: protein MQSFRERCGFHGNQQSYQPTSQDTSRLENYRHQSQAGPNCERQRLVAKEYYSQQQLPYAGYENSAVEKYHRGNKQLAGQQLQGRPAFSNYTVQENSPYPARYSGDESLQAWGGQPQALPGGVAKYEDNLMKKTVALAGGRPYHEPAAASLPFRTHFQQQPQQQQQQQQQQQPPALPYPKLQRQKLPNDVSSPMPFSQSPHFGQHSQSFPASSTYSSVPGGSQPAHSYKSCTAPSGQPPLERPLGSAASLAPGPRVPNLHGYQPNRIGYEQPPQPPPQPPQPPPPPQPPQPPQPPQPPQPMQGRHHASETLHYQNLAKYQHYNQPGQTYCQGDAPPVRTPEQYYQTFSPSASHSPARSVGRSPSYSSTPSPLMPNLENFQYSQQPLSAGAFPAGIADHSHFMPLLNPSPTDGTSPDTQSGNCKNLQKEKLPENLLSDLSLQSLTALTSQVENISNTVQQLLLSKTAVPQKKGIKTPARTPEQLKGQHCSPESSTYSADQVGTPLSDPLSTPQSVHAETQDTDYLSGSEDQLERSFLYCNQNRSPARVNSNSKAKPESVSTCSVTSPDDMSTKSDDSFQSIHATLPLETFTKYVSNERDCPRLLLSALSQEELASEIIVLQDAINEKADKAWANLPMLGKETTKSPFQMENHRPSLDSMVKGAWPSQGDSSTLTEPLKLDKASGASTGKDFSEEVYEGPQVEFTATESKDVLKDTAPLAFNSKPSIPAATSSAGATGYSCYSNTTANSVASENAMEHFEWPEESLGEACLRWKDLQATDLPKGLFPSKLVSSCKEKKNACGLDLCDGEQPAKSEPVQDFGQQVMEEEEETLTYDEATKADSERWLQDTRHCCSAGDFSEIPIISSPDLKESDLEAEEYSSLCELAGSEQKSVTYDASPPKPPEMPAVLSSSEVPVSAEETVSTVEKESLAPTPRLSGQSVILLGPAVGTETKVKSWFKSSLPHIQPEEENGGGETSHLEAADAESASSVMVKQQLAPENVLGKMEPVSRGKSLRNKRVHCRLPEGDGSGSAVLSPFDELPAASSVAGVCLGPDGQTEVPSKSAQSQTPRFPAEGLPARMCTRSFTALAEPRAPAPLEGLKAPAHQEKLGKKPGCGVKQRVAFKTRKRNSRPAPRVVQNASDATLLMPGLVAAEEVAGPTPLEGDAVETGERDQRSMILRSRTKTQEVFYTKRQRGKRAADVRLKNCKAPKKLISNNHLPPAFKLPAPGSPHKEGKVGARMKLPKAGPGVGGKMSERPLHSLKRKSTFISPIPTKKRNLVLRSNSGGVKEEKPEGPPSLFKKMPVAKKVKAKLPPKSSGEAVPKPPLPKEAPDVCIKITSRAAFQEATKTKVLPPRKGRGLKLEAIVQKITSPNLKKFTCKPAATAVAATVAAYGSSLGPAGVERERLVKHSGVAVAVGDARLPKLGAAQKVPSVPVAEPLCRNPNGRAPKGKPGGGKKLPHDGCQGEACGSTPGTQPNPSMVAKNLGLHPKKRNRKGKAAALGMAKAPLSPALPPALPRERAAGPGGAEEAPREKKPKTEEKEAGSSDSPAEGRSSAGPARGPKPRANHSNYNGYSKRQRKRLGHGKAKAVPARCKSRGKRRRQPQQAPLLHPAEPEIRLKYISCKRLRADSRAPPFAPYVRVERRGEFSTTCTVVNSPGDEARLQRGPAGPAPRPRAALPASSTMHMGPVVSKALSAACLVCCLCRNPANYKDLGDLCGPYYPEDCLPKKKSRLKEKARAEAPGEDSAVPAAAERAPRGTEGGCGKAARPEAAAEAAKQSSLRSSPRGMFRRLQSCYCCDERTEGEEAAEKPRRHECHKAESPPQEPAGDTQEHWLHEACAVWTAGVFLVAGKLYGLQEAVKAAADLKCSSCQQAGATVGCCQKGCPHTYHYACAIDTGCLLTEESFSLRCPKHKRQPV, encoded by the exons GCGCCGTGGAGAAATACCACCGGGGAAACAAGCAATTAgcggggcagcagctgcagggcaggccgGCCTTTTCCAATTACACCGTGCAGGAGAACAGCCCTTATCCGGCCCGGTATTCCGGGGACGAGAGCCTGCAGGCGTGGGGAGGCCAGCCACAGGCACTGCCCGGCGGTGTGGCCAAGTATGAGGACAACCTGATGAAGAAGACGGTGGCGTTGGCGGGCGGGCGGCCGTACCACGAGCCGGCGGCCGCCTCGCTGCCCTTCCGGACTCACttccagcagcagccgcagcagcagcagcagcaacagcagcagcagcagccgcccgcACTCCCCTACCCCAAGCTGCAGCGGCAGAAACTGCCCAACGATGTCTCCTCACCCATGCCCTTCTCACAGAGCCCTCACTTCGGGCAACACTCCCAGtccttccctgcctcctccaCCTACTCCTCGGTGCCGGGGGGCAGCCAGCCCGCACACTCCTACAAGAGCTGCACGGCGCCCTCGGGGCAGCCGCCGCTGGAGCGGCccctgggcagcgctgccagcctGGCCCCTGGCCCCCGTGTGCCCAACCTGCACGGCTACCAGCCCAACCGCATTGGCTACGAGCAGCCCCCGCAGCCGCCACCGCAGCCCCCGCAGCCGCCACCACCACCGCAGCCCCCGCAGCCGCCACAGCCCCCGCAGCCCCCGCAGCCCATGCAGGGGCGGCACCACGCCTCAGAGACCCTccactaccaaaacctggccaagTACCAACATTACAACCAGCCAGGCCAGACCTACTGCCAGGGCGACGCGCCGCCCGTGCGGACGCCGGAGCAGTACTACCAGACCTTCAGCCCCAGCGCCAGCCACTCGCCGGCTCGCTCCGTCGGCAGGTCCCCGTCCTACAGCTCCACTCCCTCCCCGCTGATGCCCAACCTGGAGAACTTCCAATACAGCCAGCAGCCCCTGAGTGCTGGTGCCTTCCCAGCCGGCATTGCTGACCACAGCCATTTCATGCCGCTGCTGAACCCTTCTCCCACTGACGGGACGAGCCCCGACACTCAATCTGGGAACTGCAAAAACTTGCAGAAGGAGAAGCTGCCCGAAAACCTGCTGTCAGACCTGAGCCTGCAGAGCCTGACAGCACTCACCTCCCAGGTGGAGAACATTTCTAACActgtccagcagctgctgctctccaaAACAGCTGTGCCCCAGAAAAAGGGCATCAAGACCCCAGCGAGGACCCCCGAGCAGCTTAAGGGGCAGCACTGCAGTCCTGAGAGCAGCACCTACTCGGCAGACCAGGTGGGGACCCCCCTGTCTGACCCACTGAGCACCCCCCAGTCTGTCCACGCTGAGACACAGGACACTGACTATCTCAGTGGGTCAGAGGACCAGCTGGAGAGGAGTTTCCTGTACTGCAACCAGAACCGCAGCCCTGCCCGCGTCAACAGCAACTCCAAGGCAAAGCCTGAGTCAGTATCCACCTGCTCTGTGACCTCCCCAGATGACATGTCCACCAAATCagatgactctttccagagtatCCACGCCACCCTGCCCCTGGAGACCTTCACCAAGTATGTGAGCAATGAACGGGACTGCCCCCGACTGCTCCTCAGCGCCCTGTCCCAGGAGGAGCTGGCTTCTGAGATCATCGTCCTGCAGGATGCCATCAATGAGAAGGCAGACAAAGCCTGGGCCAACTTGCCCATGCTGGGCAAGGAGACCACCAAGTCCCCCTTCCAGATGGAGAACCACCGGCCCAGCCTGGACTCCATGGTGAAAGGTGCCTGGCCCAGCCAGGGTGACTCCAGCACGCTCACCGAGCCCCTCAAGCTGGACAAAGCTTCAGGGGCCAGCACAGGGAAGGACTTTAGTGAGGAGGTGTATGAGGGTCCCCAGGTGGAGTTCACAGCCACTGAAAGCAAGGATGTGCTGAAGGACACTGCCCCACTGGCCTTCAATTCCAAGCCCAGCATCCCGGCAGCGACGTCCAGTGCAGGAGCCACCGGCTACAGCTGCTACTCAAACACCACCGCCAACTCGGTGGCGTCCGAGAATGCCATGGAGCATTTCGAGTGGCCGGAGGAGAGCCTGGGCGAGGCCTGCCTGCGGTGGAAGGATCTCCAGGCCACCGACCTCCCCAAGGGCTTGTTCCCCAGCAAACTGGTGAGCTcctgcaaggagaaaaaaaacgcCTGCGGCTTGGACCTGTGCGATGGAGAGCAGCCAGCCAAGAGTGAGCCGGTCCAGGACTTTGGCCAGCAggtgatggaggaggaggaggagacactgACCTACGATGAAGCAACAAAGGCAGACAGCGAGAGGTGGCTGCAGGACACCCGGCActgctgctcagctggggactTTAGTGAGATCCCCATCATCTCCTCGCCGGATCTGAAGGAGTCAGACCTGGAAGCAGAGGAGTACTCCTCACTCTGTGAGCTGGCTGGCTCGGAGCAGAAGTCAGTGACGTACGATGCCTCACCACCCAAGCCCCCGGAGATGCCGGCCGTGCTGTCCTCCAGCGAGGTGCCTGTGTCTGCCGAGGAGACCGTCAGCACCGTGGAGAAGGAGAGCTTAGCTCCCACCCCACGCCTCTCTGGCCAGTCTGTCATCCTGCTGGGCCCCGCTGTGGGCACGGAGACCAAGGTGAAAAGCTGGTTCAAATCCTCCCTGCCCCACATCCAGCCTGAGGAGGAGAATGGCGGAGGGGAGACATCCCACCTGGAGGCGGCCGATGCTGAATCCGCCTCATCGGTCATGGTGAAGCAGCAACTCGCGCCCGAAAACgtgctggggaagatggagccTGTCTCACGGGGCAAGAGCCTCCGCAACAAGAGGGTCCACTGCCGGCTGCCGGAGGGGGATGGCTCTGGCAGCGCCGTGCTGAGTCCCTTCGATGAGCTGCCAGCAGCCAGCAGCGTGGCCGGCGTCTGCCTGGGGCCAGACGGACAGACGGAGGTACCGAGCAAGAGCGCCCAGAGCCAAACGCCGCGGTTCCCAGCCGAGGGGCTGCCGGCACGCATGTGCACCCGCTCCTTCACCGCCCTGGCCGAGCCCCGCGCCCCTGCCCCGCTGGAGGGACTGAAGGCCCCGGCGCACCAGGAGAAGCTGGGGAAGAAGCCCGGCTGCGGCGTGAAGCAGAGGGTGGCTTTCAAAACTAGGAAGCGCAACAGCCGGCCGGCCCCCAGGGTGGTCCAAAACGCCAGCGATGCCACCCTGCTGATGCCCGGCTTGGTGGCAGCAGAGGAGGTGGCAGGGCCGACACCGCTGGAGGGGGATGCGGTGGAAACCGGGGAGAGGGACCAGCGGTCGATGATCCTGCGCTCCCGCACAAAGACACAGGAGGTTTTCTACACCAAGCGGCAGAGGGGCAAGCGGGCAGCTGATGTCCGGCTGAAGAACTGCAAGGCGCCCAAAAAGCTCATATCCAACAACCACCTCCCACCTGCCTTCAAGCTGCCAGCACCGGGCAGCCCCCACAAGGAGGGCAAGGTGGGTGCCCGGATGAAGCTGCCCAAAGCAGGGCCAGGCGTGGGGGGCAAGATGTCGGAGCGGCCGCTGCACTCCCTGAAGAGGAAGTCCACCTTCATCTCCCCCATCCCCACCAAGAAGAGGAACCTGGTCCTGCGGAGCAACAGCGGTGGCGTGAAGGAGGAGAAGCCAGAGGGTCCCCCCAGCCTCTTCAAGAAGATGCCGGTGGCCAAGAAGGTGAAAGCCAAGCTGCCCCCCAAGAGCTCTGGCGAAGCCGTCCCAAAGCCCCCCCTGCCAAAGGAGGCCCCTGATGTCTGCATCAAGATCACCTCCCGGGCGGCCTTCCAGGAGGCCACCAAGACCAAAGTGCTGCCTCCCCGCAAGGGCCGCGGCCTCAAGCTGGAGGCCATCGTCCAGAAGATCACCTCACCCAACCTGAAGAAGTTCACCTGCAAaccagcagccacagcagtggCAGCCACAGTAGCTGCCTATGGCTCCTCCCTGGGCCCGGCTGGGGTGGAGCGGGAGCGGCTGGTGAAGCACAGTGGGGTGGCCGTGGCAGTGGGCGATGCCAGGCTGCCCAAGCTgggggcagcacagaaggtgccCTCCGTGCCCGTGGCTGAGCCGCTCTGCCGGAACCCCAATGGCCGAGCACCAAAGGGGAAGCCGGGTGGTGGGAAGAAGCTGCCCCATGACGGCTGCCAGGGGGAGGCTTGTGGGTCAACGCCGGGCACCCAGCCCAACCCCAGCATGGTGGCCAAGAACCTGGGGCTGCATCCCAAGAAGAGGAACCGCAAGGGCAAAGCAGCAGCGCTGGGCATGGCCAAGGCGCCCCTgagccctgcactgccaccagcactgccccGGGAGCGTGcagccggcccgggcggtgcggAGGAGGCGCCTCGGGAGAAGAAACCAAAGACTGAGGAGAAGGAGGCGGGGAGCAGCGATAGCCCTGCCGAGGGCCGCTCCTCCGCCGGGCCGGCGCGGGGGCCGAAGCCGCGGGCCAACCACTCCAACTACAACGGCTACTCCAAGCGGCAGCGGAAGCGCCTGGGCCACGGCAAGGCCAAGGCGGTGCCGGCGCGGTGCAAGAGCCGCGGGAAGCGGCGgcggcagccccagcaggccccGCTGCTGCACCCCGCCGAGCCCGAGATCCGCCTCAAGTACATCTCCTGCAAGCGGCTGCGGGCGGACAGCCGCGCCCCGCCCTTCGCTCCCTACGTCCGCGTGGAGCGGCGCGGAGAGTTCTCCACCACCTGCACCGTCGTCAACTCGCCCGGCGACGAAGCGCGGCTGCAGCGGGGACCGGCCGGGCCGGCGCCGCGTCCGCGGGCGGCCCTGCCCGCCTCCTCCACCATGCACATGGGGCCGGTGGTGTCGAAGGCGCTGAGCGCCGCGTGCCTGGTCTGCTGCCTCTGCCGCAACCCCGCCAACTACAAGGACCTGGGGGACCTCTGCGGGCCCTACTACCCCGAGGACTGCCTGCCCAAGAAGAAATCGCGGCTGAAGGAGAAGGCGCGGGCGGAGGCGCCGGGCGAGGACTCCGCCGTGCCCGCCGCGGCCGAGCGGGCGCCCCGCGGGACTGAGGGCGGCTGCGGGAAGGCGGCGCGGCCCGAGGCGGCCGCCGAGGCGGCCAAGCAGAGCTCGCTGCGCTCCAGCCCGCGGGGCATGTTCCGTCGGCTGCAGAGCTGCTACTGCTGTGACGAGAGGACAGAGGGCGAGGAGGCGGCCGAAAAGCCCCGGCGGCACGAATGTCACAAGGCCGAGTCGCCGCCGCAGGAGCCGGCGGGCGACACTCAGGAGCACTGGCTGCACGAGGCCTGTGCCGTATGGACCGCTGGGGTTTTCCTGGTGGCAGGGAAGCTCTATGGGCTGCAGGAGGCTGTCAAGGCGGCTGCCGACCTG AAGTGCTCGAGCTGCCAGCAAGCAGGAGCCACCGTGGGCTGCTGCCAGAAGGGGTGTCCCCACACCTACCACTACGCGTGTGCCATCGACACAG GTTGCTTATTAACTGAGGAGAGCTTCTCTCTGAGATGTCCCAAACATAAG AGGCAGCCGGTGTAG